The nucleotide window AAAACTAACATGTTAAATTATCTAAAATATTACAGGAACATAAAATACCATGTTTATGGTATGCCTTTTTTAACCACTTTGAAGAATAAACTACAATAAACTGCTTATATTAAAATGTGTACAATATGACGAGTTTTGACATATAGACACATCCAGTAAAATCATCACTGTAATCAAGATAATGCACATTCCACCATCCTCAAGAGTTTCCTAGTGCCTCTTTCcaatcccttcctccctccatccccacccccaggcaATCACTCTCTGCTTTCTATCATTATAGATTAGTTCGCATAATCTAGGATTTTATGGAAGTGACAGATTCTTTTTAAACACAATTACTAATACTATGGTTTTAATTCTCTTAAGTATTTCTATACCCAATTCTGAAGCTTCAGGAAGTAAAAGATatctgcacacacacataaatgacAATAACATGCACAGAACTACAGGTATCCTCTTATGCCAAGTAGGAACAACAATATCATCCTATATCATTTTGGTATAAGAAACTGAGTTCCAACTAGAGATTTTCATGGGGATGCTTCCTGAATTGAATTCTTGTTGGCGATACAGATGGGACTTCAAATTTCAATTTATAGTTGCTATGTTAGTGACTCCATAACCTCCAGAGGGGACAGTTATGAGTCCAGATCTTCGGATTTCAGTTACACATTCACCTAATTGTTCTGCCTACCCACAGAAGCTTGTAACTCCATCTTGAGACCCTTTGAATGGATTTTGCCCTTCTTGGGCTCTTGATCCATATTCTACTTAGATCTCAAGACTTTTGACCCTATCAGACATCTGCAAATTTCTCACACACTTCTTTGGCCTAGAGCTTCCACAAAGGACACAAGGATGAGTCTGACTGAATTCTGGGGATCTCTTGATGCTGGGTCTGGGCACGACACCCCAACAACTGATATGAGAGCTATATAGCTTCATTTTCCGGAGTGGCATTAATAGGTAATGCTCTAACCTGgacagaaaaatcaagaaatggaaatataatcatGTTAGAGAATTAAGGTGGCAAATGTTTCAAAGGAACATCTGGTGTCCAGAGCACACGGACCATGTGCTGTTGGGTGTGCTCAACTGTCTCTGACAGGTTaaggaataaaatggaaatgtGGTGGCCTTGGGGGAGGGAACTTAGCTGTCAGGGTTCAGGAGGAAGTGGGGGACTTCCTTTAATACCTTTTTTACTCCTTGagcttgttctttttcctttttacatttctgaattttttttttattgaggtaacatcaatttatattatatacatttcagatgtacatcattatatttcaacttcttgtATAGACAAATGTTGATCATGTAtgatcaccaaaagtctagtttccatctgtcacagtACAAATGTGCcgcagtttttgctttatgtttttaattagattttccattaaaaagttattccagagccagccctgatggcctaataaTTACAgtttggagctctcaccacttCCACTGCCAAAGTTCATTTCCTGTTTGGAGAACCATACCGCCCTTCTGTCAGTCACCatcctgtggcagcagctcacatagaagaactagaaggacctacaactaggatatacaaccatgcactgggactTTAGGgagtaaaaaagaaagttactcCAACCTCTCAAGAATGCCACACTGGTCCCATTAGAACTGTCTGAAAAGCCCCTGAGTCCCTGCAAATATCAGTTCACTCCTCTGAAAGATATCGTCCTGATGTTGGATCTCCCCTACCTCCCAGAGTCCACACTTAAGGTTGCCACAGCTTACCAGATGGTAGCCTGAAGCTAGGAGCTCCGCCCCTCCAAACGCAAGGGTGCTGTTTCCCAGGCACACACCCCAGTGCACCTGCGGGATCTGGGGAGGAAGTCTAGGCTGCAGGGTTTGGGAGGCGATGCCTGTAATCCAGTGGGAAGGGCGTGGATGGGGAGGGGCTTGCCAAAAACCCTTTAAGTAAGGCACAGGCCAGGACACTGCTGCCGCAGCTGGTCCCAACCGCAGCCTTCGGGTTTGCAGCTGTCCCCCGGCTCCCTGCGAGGCCAGCCGCAGCATGGCCACTTGCAAGCGGTTTCCGACGCTCCTGCAGTTGGAGCGGCGAGAAGGGACGCTATTCGAGGTGGTTGGTAACCTCACCAAGCGGCCCTACTGGTTCCACTCTTGAGTACCTGAAGAGTCCGAAAGCAGCTCATCTCGAGGCCTGGCTCGTGGAAGAGATCTTCAGTGAGTGGGCCCAAGACGGGCAGCTGATGCAGTCTCCTTGATGCGGCCCATTCCCTCGGCAAGCCTGTCCTGTGGCCCTGGCCCCAATccaggcccctccccacccccacctcctcccgcCGCCTTCCCCTCCCAAGACCCACCCCTCCGAGGCCTCTGTTTCTTGCGCAGTCCCAGGCGGGCGAGGTGGGGATCGCAGACCCTGCTTCACGTTAATCAGTGGGAGCCTGAAGGCGAGGCTGAGTTCTTGCTATTTGGTCAGCCTGATTACCACAAGGATGTATCCCAGATGATCATGAACTTAGCTATCACCGCCAACTCCAGGCACAAAGTACGGGGCTGGGAAGAGTGAGGGGTGCCCCAGGCAGGCTTGGGTTCCTCAGGAGGGATCCTGATGCTTCCTGGCTATACTTGGGCAGCGGTGTTATCCTTAGTTCGCCTGAGAGAGGATTTCCTTTTTGCAAGGGATCTAGAAGGCCAAATTGACCCCCTGCTCTCAGATTCCGGTGCTTCACCTCCGCAGTCCCTACGGATGACTCCATTTGTGGAAAGAGTATACGGACACAGGTGCGGTCTCCTCACCGCCTTCCTCCAGGCTCAAAGAAGACCCCCGCCCAGGAGGGCGGGAACCAGCGGCCCTCTGACACCTTCCGGGAGGCGGCGACCCAGCGCTCGCCCAACGCCACCCTGGGCCAGGTTACTCGCTTGTAAAGGCACTTCAGGCCCAGGGATGAGGGAGACGCCAAGTGAAAGCAGAAGCCCCTCTCTGGATCCCTATTCTTCTAGGTCCTGCTCCTGCTGCAGAAGCTGGAGAAAAAACGGTGTGGGTTGCTCTTGGTCCCCTGCCTCAtgttaaatatttgcaaatatgaaTATAAAGAATTCAAATAAAGAACTGAATTTCCTTAATCAAGATTCGAATTTCCTTAATTTCTGTTAATCAGCAGGtagaaggggagggagaggcacATTTCTTTAGCAGCCAATTTCTGCTCCGGGCTGATTTCTCCCCAGAGGCAGGTAAGATCTCTTGGATTTCTAGCTGATCCGAGGCCGGTGTTTTCCTGCCTCAGGCAGGTGCTTCCCTTGTGGTTTTTAACCGTGCACATCTGGCTCCACCAGGTGAGAGAGCTCTCCAGCCCATCGGGTCAGTCCTCATTGGGAAACCTCGTCAAGCCTGCCGTGTTTCTACTCAAGGTGATGTGGGATGCCAACCACGTGGTTCCCACCCGGCCCCATGGCTGGGTGTATTGTAGCACTGCAAGCAGCACGGGAGGAGGAAACTAGGAGAAACAGCCAGGACTACCCTACTGTCGTCCTCAAGTCTTGCCCTGGTCACTGACCTTCAGTGAGGTTTGACACGAGCGAGACACAAGCAGTGCTGGTGACTCTTCCCTTAGTAACCGCAGCAGCAGGGGGCCCTGGCACTGGGGCAGTTGAGCcctctttgtcattttttttttaaatatatttgatatataacattggGTAAacttaagatgtacaacatgttgatttgatatatacatattgtaATGTGATTGCAAATGTAGTGATAATTAGCGCCTCTCACATGTTCCTGGTGGCTGGGATGCATGTGCCATGGCTGGAAGAAGGAAGCAAACTTAACAGCTGGGTgctagggttaaaaaaaaaaaaaatagtatgcatTAATCGTAGTGGTATGAAAACTTGCACTTTAAAAATTCAAGGAAACCTAACTTTAAAGACCAGGGGAGTGGTATGTCTATCAGACTGACTGCTGACACAGATGTAGAGCAAGTAAGAGTCTCATACGTTGCTGAAGGAATATAAACTGGTTCAGCCACCTTGGGAATTTGAACTTATGCACACTCTGTAACCCAGAAGTTTTAATTCTAGATATATATTCACTAGAAATGCATCTGTGTATGTACCAAAAGTCATGTATGAGAATTTTCGTAGTAGCGTTATTCATTATAGACCCAAACAGGAAACAATCAAAATCTATATCAACAGAAAACTAAATTATGGTTTACTCATACAATGGAACTGGAACTATtcgcaacatggataaatcttacaACAATTCCATTTAAGTCTGAACAGTAGTTATCCTTGGGAAGGATGCAAATGGAGGCTTCTGGACTGCTGGTAATGTCTTTTCTTCCCTGGGTGCTGGCTAAGTGGATGTGTTTTCTTTGCATTGTTTGATGAATTTTTTCACACTTTGGATGTGCATGTTTTTATATGAATGCTATGTATCAATAAAATGTttactaagagaaaaatatttgtagtaCCTGAAGGTAACATATGGGCAGTGAGATTgagtaattattttaatatattgccttatttttaaaaaacactgagcATGTAAGTacatttatcagaaaaaaatgctatttttattttgggTGTGGTACTAGTAAATATCTCTACTTTAGCAACTTGTTAGATAAAACATTGTCTTGTCCCTCAATAGAATATTGTGGATTCTTCACAAATTAAGAGGTTTCTTCTAATTCctcctaaaaagaaataaaaacattgagAAATGAGCCTAAATTCAGCTGcggtgaaaaataaaagcaaatgggAAAGTATAATGTAGAGGCAGGAGTCTGGATCCTAGAATCAATGTGTTGTTCAAATCTCACTCACCCCCACATCCTTGCTCTATGACCTTAGCAAGTCTCTTATGCTCCAAGCATCCTAGTTAGGTGCTTGGCACGGGGCCTGGTGTGTGATACAAGCTCTAATAAACACATAGTTAATATTACCCCCAAATTCTGAAAGGTAGAGTGACAGAGCAACTGCTTGTTAGATATTACAAGGTTATGAAGGTAGTAAAAACATTGTATTGGCATACGGATGAAGGGgaacacaggaaaaaaacattaaatgtattcgtttgctagggctgccataactaacaggctgggtggcttaaacaacagatattttctcacagttctggaggctagaagtccaagatcaaggtgtcagcaggtttggtttcttctgaggcctctctccttggctcacaGATGaccgccttctcgctgtgtcctcacatggtctttcctctgtgcactcACATATCTGTGTCCgtatttcctcttcttatgaagAGGTCAGTCACATTGGATGAGTGCCCACCCACCTGACCTCagtttaccttaatcacctctttaaaggccccatctccaaatgcagtctcATTCTGCGAGACTGCAGATAGGACTCAACATGTTAATGTACATCAAgaatggagggagggcaggaccatttagtaatttaattttggataatttttgGAAAATTGGAATAAGTTTGAACATAACCCTTCCTCCAAGTAACAGTCAAAAATGTCCAATGGTTTTGTAGAAATCCCACTAGAAAAAAACctgtagaaatatttataaaatttctgcAGGAGAAAAAGCAAGAGTTCCTAAGCTTAAAAGAGGTGGGGATGAGAGGGAAGTCACACAGAGAACAATAGTGGGTTTAActacacagaagaaaaatttttcaTATGTAAAAACTTTGAGAAGCAAAGGGATAGAAAATATTGGTTATAATGGACAATTATTTGTCACAAAAGCTTATACAGATAATAAAAATCCTTATCTTCAGGGTTGAAAGAAGttgataaaaatgaataaagaaaaatataaaggcattttacaaaaatgtgaagtAGGAAAACATTCAATATCATTTTTAATCAAAGAAGCACATTTTAAgacttgtgtatgtgtgtgcttaaAACCCTTGCAAATGGCTAGAATCCATTACTGCTAAGAGGGAAGAAACGGCATGAGTTATACCAACTGCAACATCGTGTCTGAAGCCACAGAGCTCTTGGCAACTTCTCCTCCAAGAATTCTGCTTCCTGCAAGTGGAGGCAGCAGGGGGTTGGAGCTGGTTCGCACAAATCAGCCACGGCATTGTAACGGGTAATAGGAAAACGACCCAGCCCATGTAGGACACCTGTGCAGGCCTCAGGGGAAAAGGAGACAGCAGACTTGGCGGGACACCGACTCTCCTCTGGTGAATCCAAGCACCAGCAGGATTAATGCCGATAGCCTCAGCTTGTGTGTTGGAACACCCGCCCACGTGCACGGAGGGAGGCTCCACTCCAAGAAGAAAAGGTACACTTGGTGCTTCTCAGGGGTCAAACCACCAGCTTCAAAGTGAGAGCCTCAGAGAGGCTTTGGTATTACCCACGAGCTTGTTAAATATGCAAATTCATGAGCCCAAtgtactgaatcagaatcactaGAGAAGCAGCCTAGGAAATTGTATTCATAGCAAGCTCTCAAGGTGATGCTTACACATTTTAAAGTTTGTAAACAAATAATGCAAAAAACCCAAAGCAGATTGCCCCTGCATCTCTGCCCCCTGTACTTGAGGGCCTGACTCTGACCACAAAATCATAAAAAGGTTAGTAGTTTCAAAATGGTAGaaactaaggaaaaaaacaaaaataaaatcactacCTATCAGCCTTTTACCCACTTGTCACATGGGGACATGAATGAACAGTCAATCTTGCACAAATTTGCTTAAGTGAGCAAAGATCTTTATGCCGTTGAACAAAAAGGAAATTTACTTCTTTACTAGAATGGCACTATAAACTCATGTTTGCATCAAAACAATCAAACCACTACCCATCGAGACACAGGGAAAAAGAAGGTTGAGATTATGAATACCCGCTTCTCTTTAACTTTAGTAGCAGAGGCAGGACTGTTCTCACAATGCTGCTGACAATACTTATGCAACAGGATGCTGGGGAGTCTGGAGACGTGATGCACGGGCCTTCAAGAACTCCTCAAGTTGTTCCATCTTCTCAACTGGATAAGGAAAAATGCTCGCTGTTTTAAACTGCTCTGTTATTGGGGCGGAGGAGAGGCGGGAGGCGGGAACATCATTTCTCAGGGTGGAGGCTTGAACCTGGGATCTGCAAACAATGGCGTAACCAAGCTGAGGGTGGCATGGGTAGTGATGGGCCTGAATGAGTCAGATCTCAGTTTACGTTCCCAAGGTCCTACTTGGACTCCTCTCACAAAGGGATGCCCAGGGGCTGCGTGCAGCATACTGGACTTAGAAAACTGCAAAACGTTTCGGGAAGGTAGGAGAGGCTGTAGGGAAGCCAGGTATGGCCAAGTGGTTCACCAGTGGCTCCCTCCTCACGCAGGTTTTCAAAGACTCTCACCTCGGGCACGATGTTCCCGGTGCCAGGACGCGAGGCCCAGCAGCACGCTCTTCACCCGATTTTGAACATGGGGCTGTCCAAAGATGGTGATTTTGACTAAGTTCCCGGGGTTAACTGTGTCCACCGTCAGCAGGGCCTGGCTCATCCACTCCATTTCTGGAATTATGGCTTGGTCTCGGCCTAAACAGGAAAAGAGAGACTCGGAGGTCGAAGGTGAAGAGGAGCTGGATTTGAAGGGAACGTTGGCTGCGGAGGGAAGAGCTGCCAGCTGGGCGTCCTGGCGCCACACGCGGTCTGCGAACCCGGACGGGACCGCAGAGAGCTGCTCTGCTGGGCCTCTCTCCCAGCGGAGGGCCTAGACCGCCAGCACCTCGGGGTCGCTCACCGAAGAGGGAGTCGGCCAGCCAAGCCTCCAGGTAAAACACCGACGGGTCCCTCAGCTCCTGCACAGGAAACCACCACGGCCGGGGGCGGGCCCGCGGCGGTGGAAACCTCAGCAACCCGGCCAGGGCCTGGGCGGGCGCCCATTCGTCCCCCGGGGCCTCTGCAGCACCTGCGGCGTCCACCATGCTAGCACCCCCGCCCCGGAGCCAGTCCCAGCAGCCGCCCCTGCCTCCGGGCGGCGTCCACCCCTTTACGGTTTCTGgcggccccgcccctcccggcGAGCCCGCCCTCTCCACGTGTGGGTCgggcccacggcaggcggggtcTCCTGTTTTTCCCATCGCTGGGACTTCTTCGACTTTGAACTAGTATTTATTTGAGCCCTTGTCAGGTTTCGGAGGTTGTGCATGGGCATCTCCTCCAAGTAAGGTGTCACTTAGCCTCAAAGGCCTTGCCCCAACACCTAGCTGATTAGCAGTGTGGTGTGCATTGGCGACCTTGACTGGGAGTCACTTTCAATGCCTACGTTAAGGTTTCTATCTTACCTTCCAGAGGTAGGTAGATAGATCAGGCGGAGGACAGGCTCGTCGAAtttacattttctctcttctgctcCCTGTTATCTTCTGACTCTGGTTGATTAGGACTTTAAAATCACTCAAGCAAGTGTGtcgttttttaaaatgtaaatgtcagAGGTGGTCATTATAGAAAACGTAGCAAGTATAGACAAATCCCATTTATGTCCAGTATCCTAAGACAACTAGTGTTAATGCACATTTCTTCCCAATGTTATTAATTTTAGCTAAAAATTTAAGTTATAAAGGATTTCACACCCATGTACCAtctcccagcccccacctccgTTTAACAAGATGTTAACATTTTCCCACATTTGTCTcacttttctcttctctgaaataGGTATCACTAAAGCATCATTTCTTCCCCTTCCCACAGGAAATCATTGTCCTGAAGCTGGTGTGTATCATGCCATgcatgtttttatactttttctaGTGCTTTTCTAGAAATATTGTTTGGTAGTTGTTTTAGAATAGATAGCATCTGCTGTGCAAACTATTTTGTTGTTACAATTAGCTataatgtgtttgttttttaaaatctttttaatggaaaatttctATCATTTACATAAGGGGGATAGTATTAATATACTGAATTTCCTCATCCACATCATCTAAGCGTCAACAGGTATCAATAGATAATCTCTATGAAAGGAGAAATTGAAGCTAACTTTAgcggatatttttatttcttcagctTAAGAAATCAACATAATACATGCACATTGTAAAAAAAGTCTTGAAGATATGAAGTAATGGTGAAAGTTCTCCCTTTTATGTAGTCTCTCTCAATCTCTTACTAATCTTTTTTCAGTTGTGGGTATTGTGAATATCTTCTTAGTTtaaattttcactttctttaaggTGTCTTTCAATgaataaaattcttaattttaatatagtcagaTTTATTAGTCTTTACAGTAAGTGCATTCTGTGTCTTGCTAAAGAAATCTTTCCTGCCCTGAGGTCTAAAGATATTCACTATACTTTCTACTGAGAATGCTGAAGTTTCTGTCTTAATATTTAAATCCTTGAaccttctggttttttttttaattgggtgtaAGGTAGGGAGATAATTTTATCCTTTTATAAATTGATAATTTTTTGCTTGAGCCATTCTCTTGAGGATACATCCGACCTAAGTCCACTTCAAATTATCTCCTTGAAATTTTTCAGACTTCTACATGTAGCATGAGTTAGCTACAAGGCTGATTTGTGGTAATTAATTATTAGGTCAAGACATACTTGAGCAAGGCAAGGTCAAGACAAATTCCTTTGCCATTCCCATCTGGATGGCAAAGTTTATCTCTGATTTCAGAAGTATAGTCATTTGGAGTCCTGGCTTTATGCAGAGACCCCATATAAAGTTTCCTACATTTGGCAAGCCCTGAGTTTTATTTACTGACACCATGCCAGCTTCTAAACAGAATCACAAAGTTTTTAGGATTTAGCCGAATCTGCCAAGATGAACCAGTTTTGTCATTCTTTTACCTCCAAGGCTTCCTGATTTGACTCTGATTGAGGGAGCAGGGTTTGAATACTGGCTCCAacgctttctagctgtgtgactgaattcaagttatttaaactctctgcACCCCATAaagtagaaacaaacaaaaagactacCAAGAAGACTTTCAGCACATCacatgcttttattttctctgcttagTCCTGAAGGAACCATTCTGAGGGGATTTGGCTTCAGACAGTGAAGTATGTGAATTAATTGGTTTTGTAATTTCTCATTGAGAAGCTTTATTCTTCATTACTTCACTTCTTGTAATCTTCAACTCTGAAGATAAAAT belongs to Diceros bicornis minor isolate mBicDic1 chromosome 25, mDicBic1.mat.cur, whole genome shotgun sequence and includes:
- the LOC131421874 gene encoding oocyte-expressed protein-like: MVDAAGAAEAPGDEWAPAQALAGLLRFPPPRARPRPWWFPVQELRDPSVFYLEAWLADSLFGRDQAIIPEMEWMSQALLTVDTVNPGNLVKITIFGQPHVQNRVKSVLLGLASWHREHRARVEKMEQLEEFLKARASRLQTPQHPVA